Proteins from one Panicum virgatum strain AP13 chromosome 7K, P.virgatum_v5, whole genome shotgun sequence genomic window:
- the LOC120639741 gene encoding thaumatin-like protein 1b has product MAVAHLLFQLPAAGNAARNRMVVSPAILLVLLLLLFTALGADGATSFRFTNACQHPVWVGALHGASSPPLARSGFYLAPSATSHLDAPSSGSWSGTFWARTGCAVDSATGRFSCATADCGTGDVACEGRGPAPPVSLVEVTLAAPGSGGQDFYDVSLVDGFNVPVRVAPSGGGGGDCRPAACAGDVNAMCPADLRVVAASGGGVVVACKSACNAYGSARYCCTGQYGTPAACGPTSYSQVFKSACPAAYSYAYDDASSTFTCSGASSYDVTFCPGS; this is encoded by the exons ATGGCGGTAGCTCACCTTCTTTTCCaactccccgccgccggcaatGCTGCTAGGAACAGGATGGTTGTTTCTCCTGCCATTCTCCTGGTTCTTCTGCTGCTTCTCTTCACAG CGCTGGGCGCTGACGGCGCGACGTCGTTCCGCTTCACCAACGCCTGCCAGCACCCGGTGTGGGTGGGCGCGCTCCACggcgcgagctcgccgccgctcgcgcgctcCGGCTTCTACCTGGCGCCGTCCGCCACGTCCCACCTCGACGCGCCGTCGTCCGGGAGCTGGTCAGGCACGTTCTGGGCGCGCACGGGCTGCGCAGTCGACTCCGCCACGGGCCGCTTCTCCTGCGCCACGGCGGACTGTGGCACGGGCGACGTCGCCTGCGAGGGCCGCGGGCCGGCGCCCCCCGTCTCGCTCGTGGAGGTCACCCTCGCCGCGCCCGGCAGCGGCGGGCAGGACTTCTACGACGTGAGCCTCGTCGACGGGTTCAACGTGCCGGTGCGCGTGGCgccctcgggcggcggcggcggggactgccggccggcggcgtgcgcgggggACGTGAACGCCATGTGCCCCGCGGACCTCCGCGTCGTGGccgcgtccggcggcggcgttgtcgTGGCGTGCAAGAGCGCCTGCAACGCCTACGGCAGCGCGCGCTACTGCTGCACGGGGCAGTacggcacgccggcggcgtgcgggccCACCAGCTACTCTCAGGTCTTCAAGAGCGCCTGCCCGGCGGCGTACAGCTACGCCTACGACGACGCCAGCAGCACCTTCACGTGCTCCGGCGCCTCCAGCTATGACGTCACCTTCTGCCCTGGGAGTTAA
- the LOC120639744 gene encoding uncharacterized protein LOC120639744, producing the protein MSRAHNALVATGLLIFAGAGLSFPFLFVKSKNRAIIDSSKPLPPQATFRGPYVNTGSRDIGPDPTNYPKK; encoded by the exons ATGTCCAGGGCACACAATGCTTTAGTTGCCACTGGCTTGCTGATCTTCGCTGGTGCTGGTTTATCATTTCCATTCCTTTTTGT GAAATCAAAGAACAGGGCTATCATTGATTCATCAAAACCTCTGCCACCACAGGCTACATTCCGAGGACCATATGTGAATACTGGATCACGCGATATTGGACCTGATCCTACCAACTATCCCAAGAAGTGA